GCCTTCGATGGAACTGGGTATATATCTTGGAGAAGAGGAGTTCTCAGAGCATTATCGGTGAAGAACAAGGTTGGATTCATTATGGGGAAATGTAAGAAACCTAATGTTGATGATACGACTTATGATCAATGGGCATAAGTTGTTGCGCTAACTCGCTAGCGCTAGCGCACTACAGCTTTTCAGCCTCCTGCAGGTCCCTTCATTCCCTCCGCCTTACACAGACTTAAAAGAGTACCTAAGGCGGATTAGTGGTTTCGATGCGACGATATGGTCACATAGTAGATCCTAAACTCACTTTCAAAGGACATAGCTGATAGTCTATAATATGTTAGTGATTCCAAGGAATTATGGCAAGAACTGGAAGATAGATATGATCAAACTAATGGAGCAAAATTATAACAATTACAGAAGGAAATTAACGACCTTAGACAAGGGGCTTTGGACATCACATGCTATTACACAAAAATGAAAAGGCTTTGGGAGGAACTAAATACCCTGAATGCACATGCACAATGCAATTGTCAATGTACTTGTGGTGCAAAGGCCAATATGCACAAGGCTGAGCAGGATCGAAGATTGATTCAGTTCCTAATAGGCTTAAACGAAGTCTACACAGTAGTGAAAGGAAATATACTCATGATGAATCCACTGCCCAGTATAGCACATGCATTCTCCATTCTCATTCAGGAAGAGAAGCAGAGAGAAGTCAGGCCAAGCAACAGACTGGTTATGGAGTCCACTTCATAATGTAAATGGACCTGGAAATAACAAGTTTAGGACAAATTACAATCAAAGAGGAAATAGTGCTGCCCATAACTCATACAATTCAAACAAGTAAATCTATCCACCTGCTAAGTCTCGATTGTTCTATGACTATTGCAAAAAGCAAGGGCACACCAGGGATAATTGCTATAGGATATATGGCTTTCCACAGGATTTCAAGTTCACTAAAGGGAGGAATGCATCATCTGCTGCAAATGTTCATACAGAATGTGAAGAAGTTGAAGGTGGAACTCATGATTAGGGATTTCAGCACTTGACAAAGGAGTTGTACAATCAGTTGCTCAGCCTATTGGAGAAATTTCCAGGAAGGAACACAGGGGAAAGCTTAAACAACATAGCTTGTGGAGCTGCAAACTTTGCAAGTATTCTAGCTTGTTCTACTTATAAAGAGATTGCTGAAACCACTATATGTAAATGCTCTAAATCAGTTACTGACTGTAGATATTATATAGTGGGGCTTCAAATCACATGACTTATAGGAAATATTTTCTGAATAACATTAGAACCTTATCTTATCCCTTTCTAGTTACACTACCTAATAGATATAGGGTAAAAGTGACAGAAATTGGGGATGCATTTCTTGGTCCAATGTTAACTTTAGTTAGAGTGTTGTATGTATCTAGTTTCAAATACAACCTCATCTCTATTCACTCTTTAACAGACTATCTCAATTGCATAGTTAATTCAGCAAATATCTTTGCATGATGCAGACCCCTTCAATGAAGAGGCCTCTGGAGATTGGTAAAGCAAGGAGTGGTTTGTACTTCCTATGCTCAAAGTGTCACAGTTGTCCAAAGTCTAGTGTATCTTCTATTCCTTCAACTATTTGTTCCCATTCATGTTTTCCTGCATAAGTTGATGTTGTAAATAGAGGATAGAGTCACAATCTGCCTTTACATTCATTGTCAATTGTAAATAGATCACCACATTCACTCAACAATGTAATAACCTTTATTCAAGAAATAAAATTGAGTCCTCCTTTAGTATACATTCTTTTCTGTCATCTATTGCATCTCATGGGGACAATGTTGAACATCTGTGGCATAACAGACTAGGTCATATACCCTTTATGAAAATGAGAAGGATATCTACCATACTTGTTAATTTTTCTCCCAAATAACCTTTTCTCTGTTCTGTATGCCCCATGACACCATATCTGTTAATTTTCTCCAAAACAGTCTTTTCTCTGTTCTGTCTGCCCCATGGCAAGGCACACAAGACTACTATTTCCCTAGAAAACATCATCCACTACCAAAATCTTTGAACTTTTACACAGAGATTTATGGGGCCCCTATCACATAGCCacacatgataactacacatattttCTTACCATGGTTGATGACTTTAGCAGATCAACCTGGACACATCTTCTAAGTAGTAAAAGCAACACCTTTCAAGCCATTAAAGCTCTCATTTCTATGATTGAAAACCAGTTCAATTCTTCAGTCAAAGCTGTTAGAACTGACAATGGGCTAGAATTTATAAATACTGAGGCCATGCTATTTTTTCAAGATAAAGGCATAATTCACCATAAAACTTGTCCATACATACCATAATAAAATGTGTGGTAGAAAGAAAACACAAATATCTACTAGAAATTTCAAGGGCCCTATTTTATCAATCTAAATTACCAATGAGatattggggggaggggggggtgtATCCTAACTGCCACTTACCTGATAAACAGATTACCCTCCAGTCCTTAATCATAAATGCCCTTTTGAGCTTCTTTATAATAGAAAACCAATCTACTCACACCTTAAAAGCTTTGGTTGCTTATGTTACACCACCACACTCAAGACACACAAAGATAAATTTGAGCCAAGGGCTACTCCTAATGTCTTTGTAGGCTATCCCTTTGGGGTGAAAGGATATAAGGTCTTGGACCTAGCCACAAAGAGGGTACATGTATCTAGAGATGTTTTTCTCCATGAAGATGTATTTCCTTTTGTCATTTTACCTGAACATTCTTCCTTTCCTTCTGTCTTGCATATGGTAAATTCTAATTCTTCATGTCCAAACGCCATAGTGAATAATTCTGATGATCATTGTACTGTTGATAGAATGCATCAACTTCTGCCACTAGTAGTCCTATATCTGAAGATACACAATCCCAAGTTACAAATACTGATAGTCCAAAATCAGACAACAGAACCCATACTGATAGTCCTATAACTGGAAGTCATTCAGAAACACATGTATTGCCCCTAGAGcaaatacatcatacggaaccTGATAATAACCAACCTAATCCTATACAACATAGGAGATCATGCAAAACACTCATCACTCCTTCTCACCTTAAAGACTATGTGTGTATTCTACCAAATCTACAACTACATAACCATTCAAGTAATAGTATAAGTCCTGAACATCAACCAGTTCCCTCTTCATCCACATCACTCACTGCCCTTTTTACCAACAGTCATTTTGTATCCTTCAATGGTTTAAGCCATGACAGTCAGCAGTTGATAAAGAATATTTCACATGAGTATGAATTAAGCTCTATGAGGAGACACCTATGAATCCTGCATGGCAAGTAGTAATGACACA
This region of Nicotiana tomentosiformis chromosome 4, ASM39032v3, whole genome shotgun sequence genomic DNA includes:
- the LOC138910569 gene encoding uncharacterized protein, which gives rise to MKRLWEELNTLNAHAQCNCQCTCGAKANMHKAEQDRRLIQFLIGLNEVYTVVKGNILMMNPLPSIAHAFSILIQEEKQREVRPSNRLDFKFTKGRNASSAANVHTECEEVEGRNTGESLNNIACGAANFASILACSTYKEIAETTICKCSKSVTDFTLPNRYRVKVTEIGDAFLGPMLTLVRVLYTPSMKRPLEIGKARSGYPFGVKGYKVLDLATKRVHVSRDVFLHEDVFPFVILPEHSSFPSVLHMNASTSATSSPISEDTQSQVTNTDSPKSDNRTHTDSPITGSHSETHLDVNNAFLHGDLHEEVYMQILQGLMVEDTSLVYILRKSLYGLKWASRQWKLIGKLNFLTNKRLDIAYNVQHLSQFIKAPREPHLKAAIHVLRYLKADPTLGIFLSNVPSYDVTTYCDSDWAACPDSRRFVSGYLVLLGDSPISWKSKKQTTISLSSANAEYMSLRKVVGELVWVKRLLEELIVSCDAPIPVF